A window of Vigna unguiculata cultivar IT97K-499-35 chromosome 4, ASM411807v1, whole genome shotgun sequence contains these coding sequences:
- the LOC114182695 gene encoding proteasome subunit alpha type-2-A produces MGDSQYSFSLTTFSPSGKLVQIEHALTAVGSGQTSLGIKAANGVVIATEKKLPSILVDEASVQKIQLLTPNIGVVYSGMGPDFRVLVRKSRKQAEQYHRLYKEPIPVTQLVREVAAVMQEFTQSGGVRPFGVSLLVAGFDDNGPQLYQVDPSGSYFSWKASAMGKNVSNAKTFLEKRYTDDMELDDAVHTAILTLKEGFEGQISGKNIEIGIIGADKKFRVLTPAEIDDYLAEVE; encoded by the exons ATGGGGGATAGTCAATATTCGTTTTCACTCACCACATTTAG CCCTTCTGGAAAACTTGTTCAGATTGAGCATGCTTTGACGGCTGTTGGATCTGGGCAAACGTCTTTGGGAATTAAAG CTGCAAATGGAGTTGTCATTGCTACCGAGAAGAAATTGCCATCTATTTTGGTTGACGAAGCATCA GTCCAGAAAATTCAGTTATTAACACCAAATATTGGTGTCGTATATAG TGGCATGGGTCCTGATTTTCGAGTTTTGGTTCGAAAAAGCAGGAAACAGGCTGAGCAGTATCACCGATTATATAAA GAACCAATTCCTGTGACTCAACTTGTCAGGGAAGTTGCTGCCGTAATGCAGGAGTTTACTCAGtctgg TGGTGTTAGACCTTTTGGAGTGTCGCTGCTAGTTGCTGGGTTTGATGATAATGGACCACAATTATACCAG GTGGATCCGTCAGGTTCATATTTTTCTTGGAAAGCTTCTGCAATGGGGAAAAATGTATCTAATGCAAAAACGTTTCTTGAGAAGAG GTACACAGATGATATGGAGCTTGATGATGCAGTCCACACAGCAATATTGACTCTGAAGGAAGG GTTTGAGGGACAGATCTCAGGGAAAAACATTGAAATTGGCATAATTGGTGCTGATAAAAAGTTCAG GGTATTGACACCAGCTGAAATTGATGACTACTTGGCTGAAGTAGAATAG
- the LOC114181851 gene encoding receptor-like protein kinase 5, translating to MNKFTSSCVKMPILPLLSFLFLIFANSESHSLLYDEEHAVLLKIKQYLQNPPFLHHWIPSNSSHCTWPEITCINGSVTSLTMYNTNITQKLPPFLCDLKNLTHVDFQLNYLPGEFPKSLYNCSKLEYLDLSQNLFVGEIPEDIHHLAGLRFLNLGGNNFSGDIPASIGNLKELRNLQLHQCLFNGTFPAEIGNLSNLELLYLFSNHMLPPSKFPSSLTQLNKLKSFDMHGSNLVGEIPETIGNMVALEVLDLSQNGLSGEIPKGLFMLKNLSVLYIYKNSLSGDMPGVVEAFNLTEIDLSDNNLSGKIPDDLGKLSKLIFLSLATNQLSGKVPESIGRLPALIEFLVFVNNLSGTLPPDFGRISKLETFQVASNSFTGSLPQNLCYHGRLDGLTAYDNNLSGVLPESLGSCNSLRYLRIENNELSGNIPSGLWTSLSLSTIKINENKFTGQLPERLAENLSDIGISYNQFSGRIPHGVSSSWKNIVSFNASNNLFNGSIPPELTSLPQLTTLLLDHNQFTGPLPSDIISWKSLINLNLSHNQLSGEIPLAIAQLPALNILDLSENRISGQIPHQLALTRLTNMNLSSNNLVGRIPSEFENLVYASSFLNNPGLCADTAVLNLILCNSRPQRVGIDRRSETHVIILSLVVAASFLALLSLFLMIRVYRKRKQELKRSWKLTSFQRLSFTKGNIVSSMSEHNIIGCGGYGAVYRVAVGDSNYVAVKKIRSNRKLEEKLVSSFLAEVEILSNIRHNNIVKLLCCVSKEDSLLLVYEYLENLSLDRWLHNKSKQTAPGSVLDWPKRLHIAIGAAQGLCYMHHDCLPPVVHRDVKTSNILLDSKFNAKVADFGLAMMLMKPEELATMSAVAGTFGYIAPEYAQTTRVNEKIDVYSFGVVLLELTTGKEANHGDEYSSLAEWAWRHIQVGTDVEDILDKEIKEACYMDEICNIFKLGVMCTATLPASRPSMKEVLKILLTCNSPLSIGDKNVGFYDSAPLLKNSKWENQVEYYTDDD from the exons ATGAACAAATTTACCTCATCATGTGTCAAAATGCCAATCCTCCCTCTTCTCTCCTTCCTCTTTCTGATCTTTGCAAACTCTGAGTCTCACTCTTTGCTGTATGATGAAGAGCATGCTGTCCTATTGAAGATAAAACAATACCTGCAAAATCCACCATTCCTCCATCACTGGATCCCATCAAACTCCTCACATTGCACTTGGCCAGAGATCACATGCATCAATGGCTCAGTCACTTCACTGACCATGTACAACACCAACATCACTCAAAAACTGCCACCTTTCCTATGTGACCTCAAAAACCTCACACATGTAGATTTTCAGTTGAATTACCTTCCTGGGGAGTTCCCTAAATCTCTCTACAACTGCTCCAAGCTTGAGTACCTTGACCTCTCACAGAACCTCTTTGTTGGTGAGATTCCTGAAGACATTCATCACTTGGCTGGCCTGCGTTTTCTTAACCTTGGTGGCAACAACTTCTCTGGTGATATCCCAGCCAGCATAGGGAACTTGAAGGAGCTAAGAAACCTTCAACTTCATCAGTGTCTTTTCAATGGTACTTTCCCGGCTGAAATTGGGAACTTGTCCAACCTTGAGTTGTTGTATCTGTTCTCAAACCACATGCTCCCTCCCTCAAAGTTTCCATCAAGCTTGACCCAGTTGAACAAATTGAAGAGCTTTGATATGCATGGATCCAACTTGGTAGGGGAAATCCCCGAAACCATTGGAAACATGGTGGCGTTGGAGGTATTGGATTTGTCACAAAATGGTTTGAGTGGAGAAATTCCCAAAGGTTTGTTTATGCTGAAAAATCTTAGCGTTCTATATATTTACAAGAACAGCCTCTCTGGGGACATGCCTGGAGTGGTTGAAGCATTCAACTTGACAGAAATTGATCTTTCAGACAATAATCTTAGTGGGAAAATACCAGATGATTTGGGAAAGCTCAGCAAGTTAATATTCTTGTCTTTGGCTACGAACCAATTATCAGGGAAGGTACCAGAAAGCATTGGTCGTCTACCAGCTTTGATAGaatttcttgtttttgtcaACAATTTATCAGGCACTCTTCCACCAGATTTCGGTCGGATCTCAAAGCTTGAAACTTTTCAGGTTGCATCTAATAGTTTCACAGGAAGTTTGCCACAGAACTTGTGCTACCATGGAAGGTTAGATGGTTTAACTGCTTACGACAATAACCTAAGTGGGGTTTTGCCAGAATCTCTAGGAAGTTGCAATAGCCTGCGATATCTGAGGATTGAAAACAATGAACTTTCTGGCAACATTCCTAGTGGTCTATGGACATCTTTGAGTTTATCAACCATTAAAATAAACGAAAACAAGTTCACTGGTCAGCTTCCGGAAAGATTGGCTGAGAATCTTTCAGACATAGGCATAAGTTACAATCAGTTTTCTGGTAGAATTCCACATGGAGTGTCTTCTTCCTGGAAGAATATTGTGTCATTCAATGCCAGTAACAACCTCTTCAATGGTAGTATTCCACCGGAGCTAACATCTCTTCCTCAATTAACAACTCTTCTGCTTGATCATAACCAGTTCACAGGACCACTTCCTTCAGATATAATCTCAtggaagtccttgataaatctaaatttgAGCCACAATCAACTCTCTGGAGAAATCCCTCTTGCAATTGCTCAGTTACCTGCTCTTAATATTTTGGATTTATCAGAGAACAGAATATCTGGTCAAATTCCACATCAACTGGCTCTTACAAGACTCACAAATATGAATTTGTCCTCCAATAATTTGGTAGGAAGGATTCCAAGTGAATTTGAAAATCTTGTGTATGCCAGCAGCTTTTTGAACAATCCTGGTCTCTGTGCTGACACTGCAGTACTAAACCTTATCTTGTGCAATTCCAGGCCTCAAAGGGTTGGAATTGATAGAAGATCTGAAACTCATGTTATAATCTTAAGCCTGGTGGTAGCAGCTTCCTTTCTGGCTTTGTTGTCATTGTTTTTGATGATCAGAGTTTACAGAAAAAGAAAGCAGGAACTGAAAAGGTCATGGAAGCTCACTTCCTTTCAAAGGCTCAGTTTCACAAAAGGAAACATTGTGTCCTCAATGTCAGAACACAATATTATTGGCTGTGGTGGGTATGGTGCAGTATATCGTGTCGCTGTTGGTGATTCAAACTATGTTGCAGTGAAGAAGATCCGCAGTAACAGAAAGTTAGAGGAGAAGCTTGTGAGTTCATTTCTTGCGGAAGTTGAAATTCTGAGCAATATTCGTCATAACAACATTGTGAAGTTGCTATGCTGTGTttccaaagaggattctcttctCCTTGTCTACGAGTACCTTGAAAACCTTAGCCTTGATAGATGGCTGCACAACAAAAGTAAGCAAACAGCTCCAGGTTCAGTCCTTGATTGGCCAAAGAGATTACATATAGCCATTGGAGCTGCACAAGGTTTGTGCTATATGCATCATGACTGCTTGCCACCTGTTGTTCATCGCGATGTGAAAACAAGTAACATTCTATTGGACTCTAAATTCAATGCCAAAGTTGCTGATTTTGGTCTAGCCATGATGTTGATGAAGCCAGAAGAACTTGCAACCATGTCAGCTGTGGCCGGCACATTTGGCTATATTGCTCCAG AATATGCTCAAACAACAAGGGTCAATGAGAAGATAGATGTGTATAGCTTTGGAGTAGTCCTATTGGAACTGACAACCGGAAAAGAAGCTAATCATGGAGATGAGTACTCATCTCTGGCAGAGTGGGCGTGGCGCCACATTCAGGTAGGGACAGATGTAGAAGATATTTTGGACAAAGAAATTAAGGAAGCTTGTTACATGGATGAAATCTGCAACATCTTCAAACTTGGGGTCATGTGCACTGCAACACTGCCAGCTAGTAGACCTTCCATGAAGGAAGTTCTGAAAATTTTGCTCACCTGCAACAGTCCACTCAGCATTGGAGACAAGAATGTTGGGTTCTATGATTCTGCTCCACTTCTTAAGAATTCAAAATGGGAAAATCAGGTGGAATATTATACTGATGATGATTGA
- the LOC114180414 gene encoding receptor-like protein kinase HSL1, translating to MELFIPSSLSSSYLKLLFQSLVILLLVFTHANSESQSQLHDQEHAILLRIKQYLENPSYLSHWTSSNFSHCSWPEITCNNDDSVTGLTLSNNSIIQTIPSFICDLKNLTHVDFYNNLIPGEFPIHLLNCSKLEHLDLAMNNFVGSIPRDIGNLSNLQFLNLGYTNFSGDIPSTIGNLKELTNLQLQNCLFNGTTPSEIGNLSNLEFLELSSNPMFPPSRLHDNWMRLNKLKYFFMFDCNLVGEIPETIGNMVALERLDLSQNDLSGEIPGGLFMLKNLNIIFLSRNNLSGVIPDVVEALNLTIIDLSQNSLSGKIPEGFGKLQHLTGLALSINNLQGEIPHSIGLLPSLIDFKVFSNNLSGTLPPDFGRNSMLRSFLISNNGFSGKLPENLCYNVHLENLTTYENYLSGELPQSLGNCSSLTDLKIYSNEFSGSIPSGLWTLNLSTFMVSHNKFTGELPERLSSSISRLEIDYNQFYGRIPTGVSAWTNVVVFIASKNNLNESIPRELTALPKLTTLLLDQNQLTGSLPSDIISWKSLGNLNLRQNQLSGHIPDSIGHLPNLNQLDLSENQFSGQIPSIPTRLTNLNLSSNYLTGRVPSAFENSAFETSFLNNSGLCSDTPALNLRSCNYSSESESKDSSWSVALIISLVVVACFLALLALFLSIRYYRKRKSGLDRSWKLISFQRLSFTESNIVSSLTENNIIGSGGYGAVYRAAVDDLGYVAVKKIWDNKKIDKKLEDSFHTEVKILSSIRHRNIVKLMCCVSKEDSMLLVYEYVENRSLDRWLHRKNKSSSAVSGSVHHVVLDWPKRLHIATGTAQGLSYMHHDCSPPIVHRDVKTSNILLDDQFNAKVADFGLARILMKPGELATMSAVIGSFGYMAPEYIQTTRVSEKIDVFSFGVILLELTTGKEANYGDEHSSLAEWAWRHHQLGSNIEELLDKEVMESSYLGEMCKVFKLGVMCTATLPSTRPSMKEVLQVLLSCEESFSKGESNISHCDDDVPFLKNSRREHKLDIDNDS from the exons ATGGAACTGTTCATCccatcatcattatcatcatcGTATCTGAAACTGTTGTTTCAGTCTCTTGTGATCTTACTTCTGGTTTTTACTCATGCAAACTCCGAGTCTCAATCTCAGCTGCATGATCAAGAACATGCAATCTTACTGAGGATAAAGCAGTACCTTGAAAACCCTTCATATCTCAGTCACTGGACCTCATCAAACTTCTCTCACTGTTCTTGGCCAGAGATAACGTGCAACAACGATGATTCTGTCACTGGCTTAACATTGTCCAACAACAGCATCATTCAAACCATACCCTCTTTCATATGTGACCTCAAAAACCTCACACATGTTGATTTCTACAACAATTTAATTCCTGGGGAGTTCCCAATACATCTCCTCAATTGCTCCAAGTTGGAGCACCTAGACCTGGCTATGAACAACTTTGTTGGCAGCATCCCTCGTGACATTGGCAACTTATCGAATCTGCAGTTTCTTAACCTTGGTTACACCAATTTCTCTGGTGACATTCCTTCTACCATTGGAAATCTAAAGGAGCTCACGAATCTTCAACTTCAGAACTGCCTATTCAATGGAACCACCCCCTCTGAGATTGGCAACTTGTCCAATCTTGAGTTCTTGGAGTTGTCATCTAACCCCATGTTTCCTCCTTCGAGGTTGCATGATAACTGGATGCGGTTGAACAAGTTGAAGTATTTTTTCATGTTTGATTGCAACTTGGTCGGGGAGATCCCTGAAACCATTGGAAACATGGTGGCTTTGGAGAGACTTGATCTATCGCAAAACGATTTGAGTGGTGAAATTCCCGGGGGTTTGTTCATGCTGAAGAATCTGAACATAATTTTTCTGTCTAGAAATAATCTTTCTGGGGTGATACCTGATGTGGTTGAAGCACTTAATTTGACCATCATTGACCTATCGCAGAATTCTCTCTCAGGAAAAATACCAGAAGGTTTTGGAAAGCTTCAACATTTAACTGGTTTGGCTTTGTCTATAAATAACTTGCAAGGGGAGATACCACATAGCATTGGCCTTCTTCCATCTCTGATAGATTTTAAAGTGTTTTCCAACAATTTATCAGGTACTCTTCCTCCTGATTTTGGCCGCAACTCAATGCTTAGATCCTTTTTGATTTCAAATAATGGTTTTAGTGGAAAGCTACCCGAGAACTTGTGCTATAATGTTCACTTGGAAAACTTAACTACCTATGAGAATTATCTTAGTGGGGAGTTGCCACAATCACTTGGTAATTGTAGTAGCCTGACAGATCTGAAAATTTATAGTAATGAGTTTTCTGGTAGCATTCCCAGTGGTCTTTGGACTTTAAATTTGTCAACTTTCATGGTGAGTCATAATAAGTTCACTGGTGAGCTTCCTGAGAGATTGTCCTCGAGTATTTCGCGGTTGGAGATAGATTACAATCAGTTTTATGGTAGGATTCCAACTGGGGTGTCTGCATGGACTAATGTGGTTGTGTTTATAGCCAGCAAGAACAACCTTAATGAGAGTATTCCAAGAGAGTTAACAGCACTTCCCAAGCTAACAACACTATTGCTTGATCAGAACCAGCTCACAGGGTCACTTCCCTCAGATATAATATCATGGAAGTCCCTTGGGAATCTGAATTTGCGTCAAAACCAACTCTCTGGACATATTCCTGATTCAATTGGTCATTTACCTAATCTCAACCAGCTTGATCTGTCAGAAAATCAGTTCTCAGGTCAAATTCCTTCTATTCCTACCAGACTCACCAATCTCAATCTTTCCTCCAATTATTTGACTGGGAGGGTTCCAAGTGCATTTGAAAATTCTGCTTTTGAAACCAGCTTTTTGAACAATTCTGGCCTTTGTTCTGATACCCCAGCACTGAATCTCAGATCCTGTAATTATAGCTCTGAAAGTGAAAGCAAGGACTCATCTTGGTCTGTTGCTTTGATCATAAGTCTGGTGGTAGTGGCCTGTTTTCTGGCTCTGTTGGCATTATTCTTGAGCATCAGATattacagaaaaagaaagagtggATTGGATAGGTCATGGAAGCTTATTTCTTTCCAAAGGCTGAGTTTCACTGAATCAAACATTGTGTCATCACTCACAGAAAATAACATTATTGGCAGTGGTGGCTATGGTGCAGTGTACCGTGCTGCAGTTGATGATTTAGGCTATGTTGCTGTGAAGAAGATTTGGGACAACAAAAAGATAGACAAGAAGCTTGAGGACTCATTCCACACTGAAGTTAAAATATTGAGCAGCATTCGTCACAGAAACATTGTGAAGTTGATGTGTTGTGTCTCCAAAGAGGATTCTATGCTCCTTGTGTATGAGTATGTGGAAAACCGCAGCCTGGACAGGTGGTTGCACAGGAAGAATAAATCATCATCAGCTGTTTCAGGTTCAGTTCATCATGTTGTTCTTGATTGGCCAAAGAGATTGCATATAGCGACTGGAACTGCACAGGGTTTGAGCTACATGCATCATGATTGTTCACCACCTATTGTTCATCGAGATGTGAAAACAAGCAACATTCTTTTGGATGATCAATTCAATGCAAAAGTTGCTGATTTTGGTCTGGCCAGGATCTTGATGAAACCAGGGGAACTTGCCACCATGTCAGCTGTGATTGGATCATTTGGCTATATGGCTCCAG AGTATATACAAACAACTAGAGTCAGTGAAAAGATTGATGTCTTCAGCTTTGGGGTAATCCTATTGGAACTTACAACTGGTAAAGAAGCTAATTATGGTGATGAGCACTCATCTCTTGCAGAGTGGGCGTGGCGGCACCATCAATTAGGAAGCAACATAGAAGAGCTGCTAGACAAAGAAGTCATGGAATCCAGTTACTTAGGTGAAATGTGTAAGGTTTTCAAACTAGGTGTTATGTGCACTGCAACACTTCCTTCTACTAGACCATCCATGAAAGAGGTTCTACAAGTTTTGCTTTCTTGTGAGGAATCATTTTCTAAGGGAGAGAGTAATATTAGCCACTGTGATGATGATGTTCCCTTTCTTAAAAATTCAAGAAGAGAGCACAAGTTGGATATTGATAATGATAGCTAG